A genome region from Stenotrophomonas maltophilia includes the following:
- a CDS encoding abortive infection family protein: MLKDFPRPLASVIGDVVGNHTQHHQTLENMMYEAGASGDPPEGSCVRKVTEWFVREGKDDPSKSLTILGKFIETLMDGEVSRWDPDRELTARKRITEALARYQLSYAFGGRILGAHSVTAPSRAFADALKEFSVAEVEEEFERALRSVESDPASAVTAACAIVEALCKHYIATEGLELPSNQTVKPLWVVVAKHLKLSPEQLEDDDLKRVLAGLSSIIDGIGAFRTHAGSAHGQHKRTYKVAPRHARLVVHSAHSLCLFVVETWKERKKSGTSRLKA, translated from the coding sequence ATGCTGAAAGATTTTCCTCGCCCGCTGGCGTCCGTCATCGGTGATGTGGTGGGCAACCACACTCAGCATCACCAGACACTTGAAAACATGATGTATGAGGCCGGTGCATCTGGCGATCCACCGGAAGGTAGCTGCGTTCGAAAGGTGACAGAGTGGTTTGTAAGAGAGGGAAAGGATGACCCTTCCAAGTCGCTCACTATCCTCGGGAAATTCATCGAGACACTTATGGACGGCGAGGTGTCGCGTTGGGACCCCGACCGCGAGCTCACGGCTCGCAAGCGCATCACCGAGGCCCTCGCTCGCTACCAACTGAGCTACGCGTTTGGCGGAAGGATTTTGGGTGCGCACAGCGTGACCGCGCCCAGCCGAGCGTTCGCCGATGCGCTAAAAGAATTCTCTGTGGCTGAAGTCGAAGAAGAATTTGAGAGGGCACTTCGCTCTGTGGAGAGCGATCCAGCTTCTGCTGTGACAGCGGCATGTGCGATTGTTGAGGCGTTGTGCAAGCACTACATCGCTACGGAGGGCCTGGAACTACCTTCAAATCAGACCGTCAAGCCGCTTTGGGTAGTGGTCGCCAAGCACCTCAAACTGTCGCCTGAGCAGCTGGAAGATGATGACCTCAAGCGAGTTCTCGCGGGGCTTAGCTCGATCATTGATGGCATCGGCGCCTTCCGGACTCATGCGGGTAGTGCCCACGGGCAGCACAAGCGCACGTATAAGGTCGCTCCGCGCCATGCTCGACTAGTTGTTCACTCCGCGCACTCACTGTGCTTGTTTGTTGTGGAGACCTGGAAGGAACGCAAGAAGAGCGGTACAAGTAGGCTGAAGGCTTAA
- a CDS encoding ATP-binding protein has product MNRYQQIVELSDDCIKEIDLDGVVRAVNGKGLNLLRASTSSDVLDKSWVELWPVAAHDRVLGALECARNGESSTFEASCPVFDGELRDWWVRVSPLVENGAVVGILAVSSDVTARNRAMKAAEVLQLALADRAELLRKRDAFGSDSNAGTIRDLESRLLATNLAYQELEVMHHQAAEERKFALAAQQAAEMIAEQAQKGEAVGQLLAGVVHDLNNILQSAVAAVDLVLGSGELSEANARYLKVAEASLEQGGALSKRLIGFARRHPYEPEALSLSELVQSMTPLLLQAVGDKAEFVADITEQACCAMVDRNTIERALLNLVINARDACRPEDQIVVRTGTLRLQGLDPSDDRVEGDYVTLSVIDTGEGISEDVKERLFEVYFTTKPVGQGSGLGLAQVHSAVRQAGGFVTVTSALGEGACFELALPKLS; this is encoded by the coding sequence ATGAACCGTTACCAGCAAATTGTTGAGCTATCCGACGACTGCATCAAAGAGATCGATCTCGATGGCGTCGTGCGCGCGGTCAACGGAAAGGGTTTGAATCTGCTGAGAGCGTCTACTTCCTCTGACGTTTTGGACAAATCTTGGGTCGAGTTGTGGCCTGTTGCAGCGCACGACCGGGTGCTAGGAGCGCTTGAGTGCGCGAGAAACGGTGAGAGCTCTACCTTCGAAGCTTCATGCCCTGTTTTCGACGGTGAGCTTCGTGATTGGTGGGTGCGCGTCAGTCCACTCGTGGAAAACGGAGCGGTCGTTGGAATTTTAGCCGTTAGCTCAGACGTCACGGCGCGAAACCGTGCGATGAAGGCTGCTGAAGTGTTGCAGCTTGCGCTGGCGGATAGGGCAGAATTGCTGCGTAAAAGGGATGCATTTGGCAGTGACTCTAACGCCGGGACGATCAGAGACTTGGAGTCTAGGCTCTTGGCCACCAACTTGGCCTATCAAGAGCTCGAAGTGATGCATCACCAGGCAGCTGAGGAGCGTAAGTTCGCCCTAGCTGCCCAACAAGCTGCCGAAATGATAGCCGAGCAGGCTCAAAAGGGTGAGGCTGTTGGTCAATTGCTCGCGGGCGTGGTGCACGATCTGAACAACATTCTGCAATCTGCTGTCGCTGCGGTGGATCTGGTGCTGGGCAGTGGCGAGCTGAGCGAAGCAAACGCACGCTATTTGAAGGTGGCTGAAGCCTCACTGGAGCAGGGCGGCGCGTTGTCCAAGCGCCTTATCGGGTTTGCGCGGCGCCATCCGTATGAGCCGGAAGCGTTGAGTCTTTCCGAGCTCGTTCAGAGCATGACACCTCTTCTGCTGCAGGCGGTGGGTGACAAGGCCGAGTTCGTGGCAGACATCACTGAGCAGGCGTGCTGCGCTATGGTGGATCGAAACACGATTGAGCGTGCGCTGCTGAACTTGGTGATCAACGCGCGTGATGCTTGCCGACCAGAAGACCAGATAGTGGTCAGGACTGGGACCCTGAGGCTCCAGGGCCTCGATCCATCGGACGACCGTGTCGAAGGTGACTATGTGACTCTCAGCGTCATCGATACGGGGGAGGGGATAAGCGAAGATGTTAAGGAGCGGCTGTTCGAGGTCTACTTCACCACCAAGCCTGTCGGGCAGGGATCTGGACTGGGTCTTGCACAAGTCCATAGCGCCGTGCGTCAAGCCGGTGGATTTGTTACCGTCACTTCTGCGCTTGGGGAAGGGGCATGCTTCGAGCTCGCTTTGCCGAAGCTGAGTTGA